One window of the uncultured Paludibaculum sp. genome contains the following:
- a CDS encoding glycosyltransferase family 4 protein, translating to MRILLTSNASYDPPRGGSTRSNLAWLRHLAAQGHECVVVSPTIDGAPGHTTVVDAITIHSVKELSFHVSVLGDHISALKPDWVLVSSEDVSHVLLREAGAVAPGRIIYLAHTPQFYPFGPESWNRDNAGTDIARSAASVVAIGHHMAGYIKQHLGREAVVIHPPMYGQPPYRQFGRFASGYVLMINPCAVKGVSIFLDLAARFPDIEFAALNGWGTTAADRVALERQPNTRLLKNVPDIEEVLEQARLLLMPSVWYEGFGLIAMEAMLRGLPVIASNSGGLMEAKTGTGYVVPVRPVDHYERVFDDTLMPRAIVPPQDLEPWAAALHTLLTNESAYWREARQSRDTALRFVEKLDVADFERHLLALPAATQPIGEHKRVLTTEEKLKALDPAKRALLLARLKQKKEQS from the coding sequence ATGCGCATTCTGTTGACGTCGAACGCGTCGTACGACCCGCCGCGTGGCGGTTCGACGCGGTCGAATCTGGCCTGGCTACGCCACCTGGCCGCGCAAGGTCATGAGTGCGTGGTCGTGTCGCCCACCATCGACGGCGCTCCCGGCCACACAACCGTGGTCGACGCCATCACCATCCACAGCGTGAAGGAACTCTCGTTCCATGTCTCCGTCCTGGGCGATCACATCAGCGCCTTGAAACCCGATTGGGTGCTGGTATCCAGCGAGGACGTCAGCCACGTTCTGCTGCGCGAGGCGGGCGCCGTCGCCCCGGGCCGCATCATCTATCTCGCCCACACTCCACAGTTCTACCCCTTTGGACCGGAAAGCTGGAATCGTGACAACGCGGGCACCGACATCGCCCGCAGCGCGGCCAGTGTCGTCGCCATCGGCCACCACATGGCCGGCTACATCAAGCAGCATCTGGGCCGCGAGGCCGTTGTGATCCATCCGCCCATGTACGGGCAGCCTCCCTACCGGCAGTTCGGCCGTTTTGCTTCCGGATACGTACTGATGATCAATCCCTGCGCCGTGAAGGGCGTCAGTATCTTCCTCGACCTGGCGGCACGATTCCCCGACATCGAATTCGCAGCCTTGAACGGCTGGGGCACCACGGCGGCAGACCGTGTGGCCCTCGAACGCCAGCCCAACACGCGATTGCTCAAGAATGTTCCGGACATCGAGGAGGTCCTGGAGCAGGCACGCCTACTCCTCATGCCCTCTGTCTGGTATGAGGGTTTTGGCCTCATTGCCATGGAGGCCATGCTGCGCGGCCTCCCGGTTATCGCCAGCAACTCCGGCGGCCTGATGGAAGCCAAGACGGGTACCGGTTACGTCGTTCCAGTCCGGCCCGTCGACCACTACGAGCGCGTCTTCGATGACACGCTCATGCCCAGGGCGATCGTTCCGCCCCAGGATCTTGAGCCGTGGGCCGCGGCTCTGCACACGTTGCTCACCAACGAATCCGCCTACTGGCGCGAAGCCCGCCAGTCCCGCGACACCGCGTTGCGATTCGTCGAAAAGCTCGATGTCGCCGACTTCGAACGGCACTTGCTGGCCCTGCCGGCCGCCACACAACCCATCGGCGAACACAAACGCGTGCTGACTACGGAAGAGAAACTGAAAGCGCTCGATCCGGCGAAGCGAGCCCTGCTGTTGGCGCGGCTGAAGCAGAAGAAGGAGCAGTCGTGA
- a CDS encoding MFS transporter — protein sequence MSGFVDILRTNRNYRNCWLGQVVSEIGDHFNSIAVLSLALHLTGSGATVGAVMIARVLPSILAGPVAGLVLDRMDRRKIMVASDLLRCVVALLHILLLTYRETWLLYVLSGLLMFASPFFNSGRSAILPRIASREELHSANALTQTTSWLTLSIGTMLGGISTGSLGYRWAFVANALSFLCSALAIWSLKSPEGHFRPLRDVAAARRQSNYQEFREGLRYMSTRPLILGIALLGVGWSTGGGAAQVLFTLFGEVVFKAGPKGIGLIWSFAGIGLVLGGMLGHRLGPKYTFERYKHAVTIAFFLHGLCYVIFSVMPELWGAMIFIALSRVAMGFNSVLNRTILLLHIPDGLRGRVFTTVETMANAVMMLSMGAAGVASTHFSAREIGVVAGGLSASTALFWAWANAAGKLVEPEQDWQEPKREFSEPVTPA from the coding sequence GTGAGCGGATTCGTCGACATTTTGCGGACCAACCGGAACTACCGGAATTGCTGGTTGGGCCAGGTCGTCAGCGAGATCGGCGATCACTTCAACTCGATCGCTGTTTTGAGCCTGGCTCTGCACCTTACCGGCAGCGGAGCGACGGTTGGGGCCGTGATGATTGCCCGCGTGCTGCCGTCGATTCTGGCTGGTCCCGTGGCCGGTTTGGTGCTCGATCGCATGGACCGGCGCAAGATCATGGTTGCTTCCGACCTGCTGCGCTGCGTTGTCGCCCTGTTGCATATCCTGCTGCTCACCTACCGCGAGACGTGGCTGCTGTATGTCCTCAGCGGCCTGCTGATGTTCGCCTCGCCCTTCTTCAACAGCGGCCGTTCCGCCATCCTGCCGCGTATCGCCAGCCGCGAGGAGTTGCATAGCGCGAATGCTCTGACGCAGACGACGTCGTGGCTGACGCTGTCGATTGGAACCATGCTAGGTGGCATCTCCACCGGTTCGCTCGGCTACCGCTGGGCCTTCGTGGCCAACGCACTGAGCTTCCTGTGCAGCGCCCTGGCGATCTGGAGCCTGAAATCGCCGGAGGGCCACTTCCGGCCGCTGCGCGACGTGGCCGCGGCCAGGCGTCAGTCGAACTATCAGGAGTTCCGCGAGGGGCTTCGCTACATGTCCACGAGGCCGCTGATTCTCGGCATCGCTCTGTTGGGTGTGGGCTGGTCCACCGGCGGGGGCGCGGCGCAGGTGTTGTTCACTCTGTTTGGGGAGGTGGTCTTCAAGGCCGGTCCGAAGGGCATCGGGCTCATCTGGAGCTTCGCCGGCATCGGACTGGTGCTGGGTGGCATGCTGGGCCACCGGCTGGGCCCGAAGTATACGTTTGAACGCTACAAACATGCAGTGACGATCGCGTTTTTTCTGCACGGGCTCTGCTATGTGATCTTTAGCGTCATGCCGGAACTGTGGGGCGCCATGATCTTCATCGCGTTGTCGCGGGTGGCGATGGGATTCAACTCGGTGCTGAATCGCACCATCCTTTTGCTGCACATTCCGGACGGGTTGCGCGGGCGCGTGTTCACGACCGTCGAGACGATGGCGAACGCGGTGATGATGCTGTCGATGGGGGCGGCGGGTGTTGCGTCGACGCACTTCTCGGCGCGGGAGATTGGGGTGGTGGCGGGCGGTCTCAGTGCGTCCACGGCCCTATTCTGGGCGTGGGCCAATGCGGCCGGCAAACTCGTCGAACCTGAGCAGGACTGGCAGGAGCCGAAGCGGGAGTTCAGCGAGCCTGTAACGCCAGCGTAA
- a CDS encoding thioesterase domain-containing protein — protein MKVLLAHNSTYFPSLGGGDKSNRLLMEALAQRGHAVRVVTRVEQFGPQGHEAMLAALRSRGVEGDGSDGICIRFELAGVSVRVLSLSPHLRGFFQTQIDEFQPDIIITSTDDPGQLLFDIAVKAPNARVVYLVRATIAVPFGPDSSMVSASKTEVLKRADATVGVSHYVAGYVREWSGIDAIHVPISLMEPVNEFPLLGRFDNPYVAMVNPCAVKGISIFLELADRMPDVPFAAIPTWGTQADELESMRQRPNITLLDQMDNIDGLLKQTKVMLVPSVWAEARSRIVLEAMSRGIPVVASDVGGLHEAKLGVPYLIRVNPIVKYRPSVDASMVPVAEVPPQDVDPWHKVVRRLTADEAHWNELAAASRKAALEYTANLNVLPFESVLEGLIGKPKRQPPAPKLRPILSDDKKKLLTLRLKQHTSAAKPDSNTWLPGIEEVPAGKLKLFCFPWAGGGALPYRAWRDKLVALAGVVPVRLPGRETRAAEPPFVRMGPLVEAILQELRPFLGSPFSFFGHSMGAGISFELARALRREGLPMPMSLHVSGARAPQYRLNHVPPPEPSMRDFIEELRRLEGFPPSVLNNPELLKLALPSLLSDARLYRHYTYAEEAPLNIPLFAYGGEADPNVTADHLAAWGAQTTKMFRHSEFKGGHFFLEPAQAALLSTLKADLTLALQAR, from the coding sequence GTGAAAGTTCTGCTGGCCCATAACTCCACTTATTTCCCTTCCCTCGGCGGCGGCGATAAATCGAATCGGTTGTTGATGGAGGCTCTGGCTCAGCGCGGCCACGCCGTCCGTGTCGTCACCCGCGTCGAGCAGTTCGGGCCACAAGGCCACGAAGCCATGCTCGCCGCCCTCCGTTCCCGAGGTGTTGAAGGCGACGGCTCCGACGGCATCTGCATCCGCTTTGAATTAGCCGGCGTGAGCGTCCGGGTACTGTCGCTGAGCCCACACTTGCGCGGCTTCTTCCAGACCCAGATCGACGAGTTCCAGCCCGACATCATCATCACCTCCACCGACGATCCGGGCCAACTGCTCTTCGATATCGCCGTCAAGGCGCCCAATGCCCGTGTCGTCTATCTCGTGCGTGCGACCATTGCCGTACCGTTCGGGCCCGACAGTTCCATGGTGAGCGCCTCAAAGACGGAAGTGCTCAAGCGGGCCGACGCCACTGTCGGCGTCAGCCACTACGTGGCCGGTTATGTGCGCGAATGGAGCGGTATCGACGCCATCCACGTCCCCATCTCTCTCATGGAACCTGTAAACGAGTTCCCCCTCCTGGGCCGCTTCGACAATCCATATGTGGCCATGGTGAACCCCTGCGCGGTCAAAGGCATTTCCATATTCCTCGAACTGGCCGACCGCATGCCGGACGTGCCGTTCGCCGCCATCCCGACCTGGGGCACACAGGCGGACGAACTGGAATCGATGCGTCAGCGCCCCAACATTACATTGCTTGACCAGATGGACAACATCGATGGCCTGCTCAAGCAAACCAAGGTCATGCTGGTGCCTTCGGTGTGGGCCGAGGCGCGCTCGCGCATCGTACTGGAAGCTATGTCCCGCGGCATTCCCGTGGTCGCCAGCGACGTCGGCGGACTGCATGAAGCGAAGCTCGGCGTACCGTATCTCATTCGCGTCAACCCCATCGTGAAGTACAGGCCATCCGTCGACGCCAGCATGGTGCCCGTGGCGGAAGTGCCGCCTCAGGACGTCGACCCATGGCACAAGGTGGTGCGGCGCCTGACCGCGGACGAAGCACACTGGAACGAGTTGGCCGCCGCCTCGCGCAAAGCAGCCCTTGAGTATACGGCCAACCTGAACGTCCTCCCGTTTGAGAGCGTGCTGGAGGGCCTGATTGGTAAACCCAAGAGACAACCGCCGGCCCCCAAGCTGAGACCGATCCTCAGCGATGACAAGAAGAAACTGCTAACCCTCCGTCTGAAACAACACACCTCCGCGGCCAAACCCGACTCCAACACCTGGCTGCCGGGCATTGAAGAGGTGCCGGCCGGCAAGCTGAAACTGTTCTGCTTCCCGTGGGCCGGTGGCGGAGCGCTGCCCTACCGCGCCTGGCGCGACAAACTCGTCGCCCTGGCCGGCGTCGTACCCGTCCGCTTGCCCGGCCGCGAAACGCGTGCAGCCGAACCGCCCTTCGTTCGCATGGGCCCGCTGGTCGAAGCGATCCTCCAGGAACTGCGCCCCTTTCTCGGCTCGCCCTTCTCCTTCTTCGGACACAGCATGGGCGCGGGCATCAGCTTTGAACTGGCACGGGCCCTGCGCCGAGAAGGTCTGCCGATGCCCATGTCGCTACATGTCTCCGGAGCACGCGCCCCGCAGTACCGGCTCAACCACGTGCCACCGCCCGAGCCCTCGATGCGCGACTTCATCGAGGAACTCCGCCGTCTGGAAGGCTTCCCGCCCAGCGTCCTGAACAACCCGGAGCTTTTGAAGCTGGCACTGCCTTCCCTGCTGTCCGACGCGCGCCTCTACCGCCACTACACGTACGCGGAGGAGGCGCCGCTCAACATCCCGCTGTTTGCCTACGGGGGCGAAGCCGATCCCAACGTCACTGCGGATCACCTCGCCGCCTGGGGCGCACAGACGACCAAGATGTTCCGGCACTCCGAGTTCAAGGGCGGCCACTTTTTCCTCGAGCCCGCGCAGGCGGCCCTGCTGTCCACGCTGAAGGCCGACCTTACGCTGGCGTTACAGGCTCGCTGA
- a CDS encoding mandelate racemase/muconate lactonizing enzyme family protein — translation MTRAQLSRRTLLRAMAALPAATLFPKLQALAAPDSGKVKITAVKAMAIRNIANNCLIRIETDSGLIGYGEAGASGPMARARIETMKQYLIGKDPLSIEVHFHQMTSLMHTYMAQIGVISGIDMALWDLAGKILNRPVCVLMGGPFRDAIPMYSHGMGFNMLDKGSCREWAARIKTMPEGFNAFKNGIDPVLGVPAARFANTLMPEDLRKVHVAYTNTREAVGDEIDIAVHCHNEMDTPSAIGVAKAVESMNPLFLEDPLNVTFHEGWAALKRSTRVPILTGEKLELVRGFKPFLDTQVADIVHPDLAFAGGLTGTKKIADYAGLTRTPVALHNVGSLVLTYANAHFGASIQNFYRSESALGRPGRHVENMAASNAPEVRQSKLKVPTGPGLGLDLNQEYLRANLVEGEAFWS, via the coding sequence ATGACTAGAGCCCAGTTGAGCCGCCGGACCCTGCTCCGCGCCATGGCGGCCTTGCCCGCCGCCACGTTGTTCCCCAAACTACAGGCGCTCGCCGCGCCGGATAGCGGCAAAGTCAAGATCACGGCCGTCAAGGCAATGGCCATCAGGAACATCGCCAACAACTGCCTCATCCGGATCGAAACGGATTCCGGCCTGATCGGCTACGGGGAAGCCGGCGCCTCGGGCCCCATGGCCCGCGCCCGCATTGAAACGATGAAGCAGTACCTGATCGGCAAGGACCCGCTTTCCATCGAGGTCCATTTCCATCAGATGACTTCGCTGATGCACACCTATATGGCCCAGATCGGCGTCATCTCAGGCATCGATATGGCTCTCTGGGATCTCGCCGGCAAGATTCTAAACAGGCCAGTCTGTGTGCTGATGGGCGGGCCTTTCCGCGACGCCATTCCCATGTACTCCCATGGCATGGGCTTCAATATGTTGGACAAAGGCTCCTGTCGTGAGTGGGCAGCGCGCATCAAGACCATGCCCGAAGGCTTCAACGCCTTCAAGAACGGCATCGACCCGGTCCTCGGCGTCCCCGCCGCCCGTTTTGCCAACACACTGATGCCCGAGGATCTGCGTAAAGTCCACGTGGCCTACACGAACACGCGCGAAGCCGTCGGCGACGAGATCGACATCGCCGTCCACTGTCACAACGAGATGGATACCCCCAGCGCCATTGGTGTGGCCAAGGCCGTGGAATCAATGAATCCGCTCTTCCTGGAAGACCCGTTGAACGTCACATTCCACGAGGGCTGGGCCGCCCTAAAGCGCTCCACCCGCGTCCCGATTCTCACGGGTGAGAAGCTCGAACTCGTCCGCGGCTTCAAACCGTTCCTGGACACGCAGGTGGCCGACATTGTCCATCCCGATCTCGCCTTCGCAGGCGGACTCACAGGCACGAAAAAGATTGCCGACTACGCCGGCCTCACCCGAACCCCGGTCGCCTTGCACAACGTCGGCTCACTCGTACTCACCTACGCCAATGCGCACTTTGGGGCCTCGATCCAAAACTTCTATCGTAGTGAGAGTGCGCTCGGCCGTCCGGGGCGGCATGTCGAGAACATGGCGGCCTCAAACGCGCCGGAGGTGCGGCAGAGCAAATTGAAGGTGCCGACAGGACCCGGCCTGGGTTTGGATTTGAATCAGGAGTATTTGAGAGCAAACCTCGTCGAGGGCGAGGCTTTCTGGTCGTAG